One Verrucomicrobiota bacterium genomic region harbors:
- a CDS encoding archaeosortase/exosortase family protein, with product MSLIETIRHALKTRRWEFVFELVFIACVGFAFWPLTQWLFDKSFGHEQFLHSLLVILVAAYFILFRGKGRTKWVLKIDLSTITLFGGSLVLLLVGSVVLPQILVPLALSLAMTAGASYLLGKVALKRGYPFFVVFYLYMVLIVFYPVLDFPLREYAARYSAWILDVLHLGPEILLRTQPEPSLILLVQGRTFVVEPECNGFGLISASLLLSILLTFKSRDFWWTKSLGIISALFLGSLGNLLRIVTIIILAPLVPNHYDFMHETVGLLAFFFVLLLIGWLLWKRPALPVNA from the coding sequence CGATCCGCCATGCATTGAAAACGCGGCGATGGGAATTTGTATTCGAACTGGTATTCATCGCCTGTGTCGGGTTTGCATTCTGGCCGCTCACCCAGTGGTTATTCGACAAAAGTTTTGGGCACGAACAATTCCTGCATTCGTTGTTAGTAATACTGGTAGCCGCTTACTTCATACTCTTTCGTGGCAAAGGCAGAACCAAATGGGTATTAAAAATAGACCTATCAACTATTACGCTTTTTGGAGGTTCGCTAGTACTCCTGTTAGTTGGAAGCGTGGTCCTGCCGCAAATCCTGGTGCCTTTGGCCCTTAGTCTGGCAATGACAGCAGGAGCCAGCTATCTGTTGGGCAAAGTAGCTTTGAAACGAGGCTACCCATTCTTTGTAGTGTTTTACCTCTACATGGTGTTGATCGTCTTTTATCCAGTTCTTGATTTCCCACTACGCGAATACGCAGCCCGTTATTCTGCATGGATATTGGATGTCCTCCATCTTGGTCCCGAAATATTACTTAGAACACAACCCGAGCCGTCATTGATCCTGTTAGTCCAAGGGAGAACCTTTGTGGTAGAACCAGAGTGCAATGGTTTTGGCCTGATAAGTGCGAGTTTGCTATTGAGCATTTTGTTAACGTTTAAATCGCGCGACTTCTGGTGGACAAAATCCCTGGGAATAATAAGCGCTCTTTTTCTCGGAAGCTTGGGAAATCTTTTAAGAATAGTTACGATCATAATATTGGCTCCTTTAGTACCCAACCACTACGATTTCATGCATGAGACAGTCGGTCTCCTGGCCTTTTTCTTTGTCTTGTTGTTGATTGGTTGGCTTCTTTGGAAAAGACCAGCGCTACCAGTTAATGCGTAA
- the ruvC gene encoding crossover junction endodeoxyribonuclease RuvC → MAKPSSRKLWAMKLAGNLPQSTGAERAQVGRKKVEGVILGIDPSLRGTGLAILEVRSGNYRLLKSLTVTMKAKATLAECLAEIYKSVSSLIEDFNADFVALEQTIFVQNVQTAQILGAARGAAIAAAAVLERPVFEYPPLRVKQAVVGYGRASKHQVAQTVKQILALGDALAFDEADAAGVALCHAFTH, encoded by the coding sequence ATGGCAAAACCATCTTCCCGGAAATTATGGGCAATGAAGCTCGCAGGAAATCTGCCTCAATCGACTGGTGCTGAACGTGCTCAGGTCGGGAGAAAAAAAGTGGAAGGTGTTATTCTGGGGATTGATCCCAGTTTACGCGGTACGGGTCTTGCGATTCTTGAAGTCAGGTCCGGGAACTATCGTTTATTGAAAAGCCTGACTGTCACCATGAAAGCCAAGGCAACCTTGGCTGAGTGCCTGGCCGAGATTTATAAATCGGTGAGTAGTTTGATTGAGGACTTTAATGCCGATTTCGTTGCTCTTGAGCAGACCATTTTTGTGCAAAATGTCCAGACCGCCCAAATCCTGGGTGCCGCTCGTGGGGCTGCCATTGCAGCGGCGGCCGTTTTGGAAAGACCCGTTTTCGAATATCCACCACTTCGGGTAAAACAAGCGGTGGTTGGTTACGGCCGTGCGAGTAAGCATCAGGTTGCCCAAACGGTGAAACAAATTTTAGCATTGGGCGATGCGTTGGCTTTTGATGAAGCGGATGCAGCCGGAGTCGCGCTTTGCCACGCTTTTACGCATTAA
- a CDS encoding sulfite exporter TauE/SafE family protein, with protein MESLDTHIFIWAIVGAIILGLAKGGVMGVNNITIAVFAIIFPPKLSVGIILLLLVVGDWGAFYLYRRYAVWKYLIPIIPWTIGGVLVGWQLLDILDEDQVGRMIGICLIGLMVVHLVRKYYLRNEKQPSPIPNHWAILGVVGFLGGFTSTVANAAAPIMLLFFLAVELEKLQMLGTGAWFFLFLNLFKIPFLWSSGLINYEVIILDLKLAPFVVLGVFVGRNLVMRIPQKAFEIFALVVTVLASLRLIF; from the coding sequence ATGGAATCCCTGGATACGCATATATTTATTTGGGCGATTGTGGGTGCTATTATTCTGGGGCTTGCCAAAGGCGGGGTTATGGGTGTCAACAACATCACCATTGCGGTTTTCGCAATCATCTTTCCACCCAAGTTAAGTGTTGGAATCATTCTTCTCCTTCTGGTTGTTGGGGATTGGGGTGCGTTTTACCTTTATCGTCGGTATGCTGTATGGAAATACCTTATTCCCATCATTCCCTGGACGATTGGCGGTGTGCTTGTGGGATGGCAACTCCTCGATATTCTAGATGAGGACCAGGTTGGACGGATGATTGGAATCTGCCTCATTGGTTTGATGGTTGTTCATCTGGTGAGGAAATATTATTTAAGAAATGAGAAACAGCCCAGTCCGATCCCCAATCATTGGGCGATACTAGGCGTAGTCGGTTTTTTAGGTGGATTTACCTCAACGGTAGCCAATGCTGCGGCTCCAATAATGCTGCTATTCTTTCTGGCGGTTGAGTTAGAAAAACTTCAAATGCTCGGGACAGGTGCTTGGTTTTTCTTGTTTTTAAATCTCTTTAAGATCCCCTTTCTTTGGTCAAGTGGATTGATTAATTACGAGGTAATAATTCTGGATTTAAAACTAGCTCCATTTGTGGTTTTAGGCGTCTTTGTGGGGAGGAATCTTGTTATGAGAATTCCTCAAAAAGCGTTTGAGATATTCGCATTAGTCGTAACCGTGCTCGCAAGTCTCAGGCTTATTTTTTAA
- the recF gene encoding DNA replication and repair protein RecF (All proteins in this family for which functions are known are DNA-binding proteins that assist the filamentation of RecA onto DNA for the initiation of recombination or recombinational repair.), whose product MQITRIRLQNYRNIAFVDISLSGLTQFFVGKNAQGKTNLLEATGLLSALRSFRTHELSTLLFQGHTESRLIFDLEDERFGKTEVSVTLKRKGKEVIVDGEKVTRFRDFIGRFPIVVLSSQDIQLLRGSPGTRRQWLDLVLSSGDPAYYDVLGNYHKLLQERNSLLKVPGSPSEMKVFEKMLAEKATLLRGLRASQVPKLEQHLKSVYKIVSPDEEFPELLYHPDSDAATEDQFLNLFIKNRQRDRLLKSTQQGPHRDELTIRLESRKARDYASEGQQRSMIISLKIAQLQYLHEARGILPVLLADDVLGELDKDRKENFWKAVGNLVQVIGSGTEVPSMNTRGSWQLFDVSDGEFFPHS is encoded by the coding sequence ATGCAAATCACTCGCATTAGGCTACAAAACTATCGCAACATCGCCTTTGTTGATATTTCGCTCTCCGGGCTTACCCAGTTTTTTGTCGGGAAAAATGCTCAAGGGAAAACGAATCTTCTCGAGGCAACCGGGCTTCTTTCAGCGCTTCGATCATTTCGTACCCATGAATTAAGCACTTTGCTTTTCCAGGGCCATACCGAGTCCAGGTTGATTTTCGATCTTGAAGATGAGCGTTTTGGAAAAACGGAGGTCTCGGTGACCCTGAAACGAAAAGGCAAAGAAGTAATTGTCGATGGAGAAAAAGTGACTCGTTTCCGTGACTTTATAGGGAGATTTCCCATCGTGGTTCTCAGTTCTCAAGATATCCAGCTACTTCGTGGTTCGCCGGGCACTCGTAGACAATGGTTGGACTTGGTGCTGTCTTCTGGCGATCCTGCGTATTACGATGTCCTGGGTAACTATCACAAATTACTTCAGGAGCGAAACTCGTTACTAAAGGTGCCGGGCTCTCCCTCAGAAATGAAGGTCTTTGAAAAGATGCTTGCCGAGAAAGCAACCTTGCTTCGCGGTTTGCGTGCCTCCCAAGTTCCTAAACTTGAGCAACATTTGAAAAGCGTTTACAAAATAGTCTCACCCGATGAAGAGTTTCCGGAGCTGTTATATCATCCGGATTCGGATGCTGCCACTGAGGACCAATTTTTGAATCTTTTTATAAAGAACCGCCAGCGTGATCGCCTTCTAAAATCAACTCAACAAGGTCCTCATCGCGATGAACTGACGATTCGACTGGAGTCAAGAAAAGCCCGGGATTACGCGTCTGAGGGTCAGCAAAGAAGTATGATAATCAGTTTGAAAATTGCCCAGCTCCAGTACTTGCATGAAGCACGTGGAATTCTTCCTGTGTTGTTGGCGGATGATGTTTTGGGGGAATTGGATAAGGACCGGAAAGAAAACTTTTGGAAAGCGGTGGGAAATCTTGTCCAGGTAATTGGGAGTGGAACAGAAGTTCCCTCGATGAATACTCGGGGCAGTTGGCAATTGTTTGATGTTTCAGATGGAGAATTCTTTCCGCATTCCTGA